In the Mycolicibacter sp. MU0102 genome, one interval contains:
- the egtB gene encoding ergothioneine biosynthesis protein EgtB, giving the protein MTTSEILARDLTRARQRTLTLVDFDDAELHRQYDPLMSPLVWDLAHIGQQEELWLLRDGDPARPGMLPADVEGLYDAFIHPRASRVALPLLAPDQARKYCATVRSKVFDKLETHPDGPGDGFVFGLVLSHEYQHDETMLQALNLRAGPPLLGAGDGLPGGRPELAGTSVLVPSGEFVLGVNASDEPFSLDNERPAHHVDVAAFRIGRVPVTNREWREFIDAGGYRQPQWWSERGWRHCVQAGLTAPEFWGPDHRSRVRFGHAEDLPDDEPVQHISYFEAQAYAAWAGARLPTEIEWEKACAWDPVVGARRRYPWGGTDPSAEVANLGGAALRPAPVGAYPDGASAYGAQQLLGDVWEWTSSPLQPWPGFSPMIYQRYSEPFFGGDYRVLRGGSWAVAREILRPSFRNWDHPYRRQIFAGVRLAWDA; this is encoded by the coding sequence ATGACCACATCCGAAATATTGGCCCGCGACCTGACCCGGGCGCGACAGCGCACGCTGACGCTCGTCGATTTCGACGACGCCGAGCTGCACCGCCAGTACGACCCGCTGATGAGCCCGCTGGTATGGGACCTGGCGCATATCGGTCAGCAGGAGGAGCTGTGGCTGTTGCGCGACGGCGACCCGGCGCGCCCCGGCATGCTGCCGGCCGATGTCGAGGGCCTCTACGACGCCTTCATCCACCCCCGTGCCAGCCGCGTCGCCCTACCGCTGTTGGCACCCGATCAGGCCCGGAAGTATTGCGCCACCGTGCGTTCCAAGGTTTTCGACAAGCTGGAGACTCATCCCGACGGCCCGGGGGACGGGTTCGTGTTCGGCTTGGTGCTCAGCCATGAATACCAGCACGATGAGACCATGCTGCAGGCACTGAACCTACGTGCCGGCCCGCCGCTGCTTGGCGCGGGCGACGGCCTGCCCGGCGGGCGGCCCGAGCTTGCAGGAACCTCGGTGCTGGTACCGAGCGGCGAATTCGTACTCGGCGTGAACGCCAGCGATGAGCCCTTCTCGCTCGACAACGAGCGCCCCGCGCACCACGTCGATGTGGCGGCCTTCCGGATCGGCCGGGTGCCGGTGACCAACCGCGAATGGCGCGAGTTCATCGACGCCGGCGGATACCGGCAACCTCAATGGTGGAGCGAACGGGGTTGGCGCCACTGTGTGCAGGCCGGGTTGACGGCGCCGGAGTTCTGGGGCCCCGATCATCGATCCCGGGTCCGATTCGGCCACGCCGAGGATCTGCCCGACGACGAGCCGGTGCAACACATCAGTTATTTCGAGGCGCAGGCATACGCGGCATGGGCCGGGGCCCGGTTGCCCACCGAGATCGAATGGGAGAAGGCCTGCGCCTGGGATCCGGTCGTCGGCGCGCGACGCCGCTATCCGTGGGGCGGGACCGATCCGTCGGCCGAGGTAGCCAACCTCGGCGGTGCGGCGCTGCGACCGGCGCCGGTCGGGGCCTACCCGGACGGGGCGTCGGCCTATGGCGCCCAACAACTGCTCGGCGATGTCTGGGAGTGGACGAGTTCGCCCCTGCAACCGTGGCCGGGCTTTTCGCCGATGATCTACCAACGCTATTCGGAGCCGTTCTTCGGCGGCGACTACCGGGTGCTGCGCGGCGGCTCGTGGGCGGTCGCCCGCGAGATCCTGCGGCCGAGCTTTCGTAATTGGGACCACCCCTATCGGCGCCAGATCTTCGCCGGTGTCCGACTGGCCTGGGACGCCTGA
- the egtA gene encoding ergothioneine biosynthesis glutamate--cysteine ligase EgtA — MGFAAATQLSRGDESCLGGPELSGAADAADYITQRCLTDAPHGRVGLEIEAHCFDPTDPYRRPGWAEIGDVLRSLPALPGGSVVTVEPGGAVELSGPPLTDALAAIDAMAADQAVLRAAFADAGLGLVQLGADPLRPTERVNPGERYAAMEQFFAASHTGSAGAAMMTATASVQLNLDAGTRSGWADRVRLAHALGPTMVAIAANSPLLAGEFSGWRSTRQRVWSRLDSARCGPVLGLDGTDPATDWARYALKAPVMLVHTPEAIPVSRYVPFADWADGRVRLGDRRAGTKDLDYHLTTLFPPVRPRGWLEIRYLDSVDDTLWPALVFTLATLLDDPVAADSAAEAVAPVATAWDVAARIGLADPRLHAAARRCIGLAADRAPASLRDGMDRLAGMVERGRCPADDVTDEVTRTDPTAMVTRLARRQL; from the coding sequence ATGGGGTTCGCCGCGGCGACGCAACTGTCCCGCGGAGATGAGTCTTGCCTGGGCGGCCCCGAGCTGTCCGGTGCCGCCGACGCCGCCGACTACATCACGCAGCGTTGCCTCACCGACGCCCCGCACGGCCGGGTGGGTTTGGAGATCGAGGCACACTGCTTCGACCCGACCGACCCGTACCGCCGGCCCGGCTGGGCCGAGATCGGTGACGTGCTGCGGTCCCTGCCGGCCTTGCCGGGCGGCAGTGTCGTCACAGTCGAGCCCGGCGGCGCCGTGGAGCTCTCCGGCCCGCCCCTGACCGATGCCCTCGCCGCGATCGACGCGATGGCGGCCGATCAGGCGGTGCTGCGGGCGGCGTTCGCCGACGCCGGCCTGGGTCTGGTGCAGCTGGGCGCCGACCCGCTGCGGCCCACGGAGCGGGTCAACCCCGGCGAGCGTTACGCGGCCATGGAACAGTTCTTCGCGGCAAGCCACACCGGTTCGGCCGGTGCGGCGATGATGACTGCGACGGCGTCGGTCCAGCTGAATCTGGATGCCGGTACACGTTCCGGGTGGGCCGACCGCGTCCGGCTGGCCCACGCGCTGGGCCCGACGATGGTCGCGATCGCCGCGAACTCCCCGCTGCTGGCCGGGGAGTTCTCCGGCTGGCGCTCCACCCGGCAGCGGGTGTGGAGCCGGCTGGACTCGGCGCGCTGCGGTCCCGTCCTCGGCCTGGACGGCACCGATCCCGCCACCGACTGGGCGCGGTACGCGCTCAAAGCGCCCGTCATGCTGGTGCACACTCCCGAAGCCATTCCGGTCAGCCGTTACGTGCCGTTCGCCGACTGGGCCGACGGACGGGTGCGGCTCGGCGACCGCCGTGCTGGCACCAAAGACCTCGACTACCACCTGACCACACTGTTTCCTCCAGTGCGCCCACGCGGATGGCTGGAGATCCGCTACCTCGACAGTGTTGACGACACCCTCTGGCCGGCACTGGTATTCACCCTGGCCACCCTGCTCGATGACCCGGTCGCCGCCGACAGCGCCGCCGAAGCCGTCGCCCCCGTCGCTACCGCTTGGGACGTCGCCGCCCGGATCGGCCTAGCCGACCCGCGGCTGCATGCGGCGGCCCGACGCTGCATTGGCCTGGCCGCTGACCGCGCGCCGGCATCCCTGCGCGACGGGATGGATCGGCTGGCCGGCATGGTCGAACGAGGCCGCTGCCCGGCCGACGACGTCACCGACGAAGTGACCCGGACCGACCCCACCGCGATGGTGACTCGACTGGCGCGCAGACAGTTATGA
- a CDS encoding sensor domain-containing protein, whose amino-acid sequence MGLAAAGAAVAPVAAAGPSEPGVVSYAVLPKGSVGNIVGAPMGFEAVSGLPFQAYWVDDPACNNWADIGLPEVYNDPDLASFNSAVTQSSATDQGHFVKQAVGVFATNDAATAAFHRVVDRTGGCSGRTTAMHLDNGVTQIWEFSGGPATATDAAWTKQEAGTDRRCFNQTRLRANVLLQAKVCQSGNAGPAVNVLAGAMQNSLGQ is encoded by the coding sequence ATGGGATTGGCCGCTGCCGGAGCGGCGGTCGCCCCGGTCGCCGCCGCCGGGCCTTCCGAACCCGGCGTGGTCTCCTACGCGGTGCTGCCGAAGGGCTCGGTCGGCAACATCGTCGGCGCCCCGATGGGGTTCGAAGCCGTCTCCGGTCTGCCGTTCCAGGCCTACTGGGTCGACGACCCGGCATGCAACAACTGGGCGGACATCGGATTGCCCGAGGTCTACAACGATCCCGACCTGGCGTCGTTCAACAGCGCCGTCACTCAGTCCTCGGCCACCGATCAGGGCCACTTCGTCAAACAGGCGGTGGGGGTATTCGCCACCAACGATGCTGCCACCGCGGCATTCCACCGTGTCGTCGACCGGACCGGCGGCTGCTCGGGGCGCACCACCGCGATGCATCTGGACAACGGAGTCACCCAGATCTGGGAGTTCAGCGGCGGGCCGGCCACGGCAACCGACGCGGCCTGGACCAAGCAGGAGGCCGGTACCGACCGGCGCTGTTTCAACCAGACCCGGTTGCGGGCCAACGTCTTGTTGCAGGCCAAGGTCTGCCAGTCCGGTAACGCCGGCCCCGCGGTGAACGTGCTGGCAGGGGCGATGCAGAACTCGCTAGGTCAGTAA
- a CDS encoding catalase, with protein sequence MTEHHTTTDAGIPAPSDGESLTLGPDGPILLQDHYLIEQMAMFNRERTPERQPHAKGGGAFGHFEVTADVTRYTRAAVFAPGAKTETLTRFSTVAGERGSPDTWRDPRGFATKFYTSEGNFDLVGNNTPVFFMRDPLKFQHFIRSQKRRAASNLRDHNMQWDFWSLTPESAHQVTWLMGDRGIPKNWRHMNGYSSHTYSWINAAGEIFWVKYHFISDQGVEFLAQDEADRLAGVDADYHQRDLYEAIERGEYPSWTLKMQIMPFEEAKTYRYNPFDLTKVWPHADYPLIDVGKLTLDRNVSDYHSEIEQAAFQPNNMVPGTGLSPDKMLLARGFSYADAHRARIGTNYSQLPVNAPKSEVHSYSKDGAMRFVNATDPVYAPNSMGGPKADPARAAEVRWHADGDMVRAAYTLRPDDDDFSQARTLVRDVLDDDARKRLAANIIGHVSAGVTEPVLSRVFEYWRNVDPDLGRAVEAGVRANLA encoded by the coding sequence ATGACCGAGCACCACACCACCACCGATGCCGGAATTCCGGCGCCCAGCGACGGTGAATCGCTGACGCTCGGCCCGGATGGTCCCATCCTGTTGCAGGATCACTATCTGATCGAGCAGATGGCGATGTTCAACCGGGAGCGCACCCCCGAACGTCAGCCGCACGCTAAGGGCGGTGGGGCATTTGGGCACTTCGAGGTCACCGCGGACGTCACCAGATACACCAGGGCCGCGGTGTTTGCCCCGGGCGCCAAGACCGAGACGCTGACGAGGTTCTCCACCGTCGCCGGCGAGCGGGGCAGCCCCGACACCTGGCGGGACCCGCGGGGGTTCGCGACGAAGTTCTACACGTCGGAGGGCAACTTCGACCTGGTCGGCAACAACACCCCGGTCTTCTTCATGCGTGATCCGTTGAAGTTCCAACACTTCATCCGCTCCCAGAAGCGTCGCGCGGCCAGCAATCTGCGCGACCACAACATGCAGTGGGACTTCTGGAGCCTCACGCCGGAGTCGGCTCACCAGGTCACCTGGCTGATGGGGGACCGGGGCATCCCGAAGAACTGGCGCCACATGAACGGCTACTCCAGTCACACCTACAGCTGGATCAACGCCGCCGGAGAGATCTTCTGGGTCAAGTACCACTTCATCAGCGACCAGGGCGTGGAGTTCCTTGCCCAGGATGAGGCCGACCGTTTGGCTGGCGTCGATGCCGACTACCACCAGCGGGACCTGTACGAGGCGATCGAGCGCGGTGAGTATCCGAGTTGGACGCTGAAGATGCAGATCATGCCGTTCGAGGAGGCAAAGACCTACCGCTACAACCCGTTTGATCTGACCAAGGTGTGGCCGCACGCCGACTACCCGCTGATCGACGTCGGCAAACTGACGCTGGACCGCAATGTCAGCGACTATCACAGTGAGATCGAGCAGGCGGCGTTCCAGCCCAACAACATGGTGCCCGGCACCGGGTTGAGCCCGGACAAGATGCTGTTGGCTAGAGGTTTCTCCTACGCCGACGCCCACCGGGCCCGGATCGGGACGAACTACAGTCAATTGCCGGTCAACGCACCGAAATCCGAGGTGCACAGCTACTCCAAGGACGGCGCCATGCGGTTCGTCAATGCGACGGACCCGGTGTACGCGCCGAACTCGATGGGCGGTCCCAAGGCTGACCCGGCCCGTGCCGCCGAAGTGCGTTGGCACGCCGACGGGGACATGGTGCGCGCCGCCTACACGTTGCGCCCCGACGACGACGACTTCAGCCAGGCCCGCACTCTGGTCCGCGATGTTCTCGATGACGATGCGCGGAAGCGGTTGGCCGCCAATATTATTGGGCATGTTTCGGCCGGTGTCACCGAGCCGGTGCTGTCCCGGGTGTTCGAGTACTGGCGCAACGTGGACCCCGATCTGGGTCGCGCGGTGGAGGCCGGGGTGCGGGCCAACCTTGCCTGA
- a CDS encoding DUF4185 domain-containing protein has product MALLLALPGAAHAEPPAPIPRPVLWPLAEGQVVRIGPSAGTGTPTGDYGIGATDLCEFMEFPTAVLQICGDSFAGQGVGYGGWYSPIALRLDPDSVDDSDGVRYAGVLGVSKPLLADPAPAGSTQLPAGIVSINRTNYLMVTTAKMLVPQSSRLVKADPAQPGWQTVPGSERPASYQDRGQSQISGYYDPIPTPDSATGWVYLVANNFDRSSPVTLYRVTPGKFTDRSAWQGWSATAGWGHTPTPLWNDQIGELSLRQIDGRPVLSYFNGTTGNMEVRVAYEPTGLGTAPVTTVVQHAEWPDPPVPVETLPSPYDNRLAQPYGGYISPGSTLDELRVFVSQWNTQPRDRAPYRVIQFAVNPFKPWSVS; this is encoded by the coding sequence ATGGCGCTGCTGTTGGCTCTACCCGGGGCGGCGCACGCCGAGCCGCCGGCGCCCATCCCGCGTCCGGTGCTGTGGCCCCTGGCCGAAGGTCAAGTGGTGCGAATCGGCCCCAGTGCCGGAACCGGAACGCCCACCGGCGATTACGGTATCGGTGCCACCGACCTGTGCGAGTTCATGGAGTTCCCCACCGCGGTGCTGCAGATCTGCGGGGACAGCTTCGCCGGCCAGGGCGTTGGGTACGGCGGCTGGTATTCGCCGATCGCACTGCGGCTGGACCCCGATTCGGTCGATGACTCCGACGGGGTGCGCTACGCCGGGGTACTCGGGGTGAGCAAGCCGCTACTGGCCGACCCTGCGCCGGCGGGCAGTACGCAGCTGCCGGCCGGAATCGTCTCGATCAACCGGACCAACTATCTGATGGTGACCACCGCCAAGATGCTGGTGCCGCAAAGCTCTCGGCTGGTGAAAGCCGATCCGGCGCAACCGGGTTGGCAGACTGTGCCGGGGTCGGAGCGGCCCGCCTCCTACCAGGATCGCGGTCAGTCGCAGATCAGCGGTTACTACGACCCGATTCCTACGCCGGACTCGGCCACCGGCTGGGTGTATTTGGTGGCCAACAACTTTGACCGCAGCTCGCCGGTGACCCTGTACCGGGTCACACCGGGTAAGTTCACCGACCGGTCCGCCTGGCAGGGCTGGTCGGCCACCGCGGGCTGGGGGCACACACCCACGCCGCTGTGGAACGACCAGATCGGTGAGCTCAGCCTGCGCCAGATCGACGGCAGGCCGGTGCTGTCCTACTTCAACGGCACCACCGGGAACATGGAAGTGCGGGTGGCCTACGAACCGACCGGGCTGGGCACTGCCCCGGTGACCACGGTGGTGCAGCACGCCGAGTGGCCCGATCCGCCGGTGCCCGTCGAGACCCTGCCGTCGCCGTACGACAACCGGCTGGCCCAGCCCTACGGCGGCTACATCTCGCCGGGATCGACCCTCGATGAGCTGCGGGTGTTCGTCAGCCAATGGAACACCCAGCCGCGTGATCGCGCGCCCTATCGGGTGATCCAGTTCGCGGTGAACCCGTTCAAGCCCTGGTCGGTCAGCTGA
- a CDS encoding aspartate-semialdehyde dehydrogenase has product MVSIGVVGATGQVGQVMRTLLEERNFPAEQVRFFASARSAGRKLEFRGAEIEVEDAETADPSGLDIAVFSAGATMSRVQAPRFAAAGVTVIDNSSAWRKDPDVPLVVSEVNFDRDVRGKKLAKGIIANPNCTTMAAMPVLKPLHDEAGLTRLIISTYQAVSGSGLAGVQELASQVRAVVDGAEQLVNDGGAVDFPAPNKYVAPIAFNVVALAGSLVDDGSGETDEDQKLRYESRKILGVPELLVSGTCVRVPVFTGHSLSINAEFARPLSPQRAAEILADAPGVTLTDVPTPLAAAGADDSLVGRIRVDPGAPDGRGLALFVSGDNLRKGAALNTIQIAELLAGSSGS; this is encoded by the coding sequence ATGGTTTCCATCGGTGTTGTGGGTGCGACCGGCCAGGTCGGCCAGGTGATGCGCACCCTGCTGGAGGAGCGCAACTTCCCGGCCGAGCAGGTGCGGTTCTTCGCGTCGGCGCGTTCGGCCGGGCGCAAGCTGGAATTCCGCGGCGCCGAGATCGAGGTCGAGGACGCCGAGACCGCGGACCCGTCCGGGCTGGACATCGCGGTGTTCTCCGCCGGCGCGACGATGTCGCGGGTGCAGGCGCCGCGGTTCGCCGCCGCCGGGGTCACGGTGATCGACAACTCCTCGGCCTGGCGCAAGGATCCCGATGTCCCGCTGGTGGTCTCGGAGGTGAACTTCGACCGCGATGTGCGCGGCAAGAAGTTGGCCAAGGGCATCATCGCCAACCCGAACTGCACCACGATGGCGGCGATGCCGGTGCTCAAGCCGCTGCACGACGAGGCCGGCCTGACCCGGCTGATCATCTCGACCTACCAGGCGGTTTCGGGTAGCGGGCTGGCCGGCGTGCAGGAGCTGGCGTCGCAGGTCCGTGCGGTCGTCGACGGGGCCGAGCAACTGGTGAACGACGGCGGCGCGGTGGACTTCCCGGCGCCGAACAAGTACGTCGCACCGATCGCGTTCAACGTGGTCGCACTGGCGGGCTCGCTGGTCGACGACGGCTCGGGCGAGACCGACGAGGACCAGAAGCTGCGCTACGAGAGCCGCAAGATCCTGGGTGTGCCAGAGCTTTTGGTGAGCGGCACGTGTGTTCGCGTGCCGGTGTTCACCGGGCACTCGCTGTCGATCAACGCCGAGTTCGCCCGGCCGCTGTCGCCGCAACGGGCCGCCGAGATCCTGGCCGACGCCCCCGGCGTGACGCTGACCGACGTGCCGACCCCGCTGGCTGCCGCCGGCGCCGACGACTCGCTGGTGGGACGAATCCGGGTTGATCCGGGTGCTCCCGACGGGCGCGGCCTGGCGCTGTTCGTCTCCGGGGACAACCTGCGTAAAGGTGCGGCGCTCAACACGATTCAGATCGCCGAGCTGCTGGCTGGATCTTCCGGGTCCTGA
- a CDS encoding aspartate kinase, whose protein sequence is MALVVQKYGGSSVADADRVRRVAERIVETKRAGNEVVVVCSAMGDTTDDLLDLAQQVCSAPPARELDMLLTAGERISNALVAMAVEELGCNARSFTGSQAGVITTGAHGKAKIIDVTPGRLQAALGEDQVVLVAGFQGVSQDTKDVTTLGRGGSDTTAVALAAALKADVCEIYTDVDGIFSADPRIVPNAKRLDTVTFEEMLELAACGAKVLMLRCVEYARRYHLPIHVRSSYSDKPGTIVSGSIKDIPMEDAILTGVAHDRSEAKVTVVGIPDLPGYAAKIFRAVADADINIDMVLQNVSKIEDGKTDITFTCPRDNGPAAVAKLESLKGEIGFTEVLYDAKVGKVSLIGAGMRSHPGVTATFCETLADNGVNIDLISTSEIRISVLCAEDDLDKAVVSLHEAFGLGTDEAATVYGGTGR, encoded by the coding sequence GTGGCGCTCGTCGTGCAGAAATACGGCGGATCGTCGGTGGCCGACGCCGACCGGGTCCGCCGGGTCGCCGAGCGCATCGTCGAGACCAAAAGAGCTGGTAATGAGGTCGTGGTGGTCTGCTCGGCGATGGGCGACACCACCGATGACCTGCTGGACCTCGCGCAGCAGGTGTGTTCTGCTCCGCCGGCCCGCGAACTGGACATGTTGCTGACCGCCGGAGAGCGGATCTCTAACGCCCTGGTCGCGATGGCCGTCGAGGAGCTGGGTTGCAACGCCCGCTCGTTCACCGGGTCGCAGGCCGGGGTCATCACCACCGGTGCGCACGGCAAGGCCAAGATCATCGACGTCACCCCGGGCCGGTTGCAGGCCGCGCTCGGCGAGGACCAGGTGGTGCTGGTCGCCGGCTTCCAGGGCGTTAGCCAGGACACCAAGGACGTCACCACCTTGGGCCGCGGCGGCTCGGACACCACCGCGGTCGCGCTGGCTGCGGCGCTGAAGGCCGACGTCTGCGAGATCTACACCGACGTCGACGGCATTTTCAGCGCCGACCCGCGCATCGTGCCCAACGCCAAGCGCCTGGACACCGTCACGTTCGAGGAGATGCTCGAACTGGCCGCGTGCGGCGCCAAGGTGCTCATGCTGCGCTGCGTGGAGTACGCCCGCCGCTACCACCTGCCCATCCACGTCCGGTCCTCCTACTCGGACAAGCCCGGCACCATCGTTTCCGGATCGATCAAGGACATCCCCATGGAAGACGCCATCCTGACCGGAGTCGCACACGACCGCAGCGAAGCCAAGGTGACCGTGGTCGGCATCCCCGACCTGCCCGGCTACGCGGCCAAGATCTTCCGCGCCGTCGCCGACGCCGACATCAACATCGACATGGTGTTGCAGAACGTCTCGAAGATCGAGGACGGCAAGACCGACATCACCTTCACCTGCCCGCGCGACAACGGGCCGGCCGCGGTGGCCAAGCTGGAGTCGCTCAAGGGCGAGATCGGCTTCACCGAGGTTCTCTACGACGCCAAGGTGGGCAAGGTGTCGCTGATCGGCGCCGGGATGCGCAGCCACCCGGGCGTGACGGCCACCTTCTGCGAGACGTTGGCCGACAACGGGGTCAACATCGACCTGATCTCCACCTCCGAGATTCGGATCTCGGTGCTGTGCGCCGAAGATGATCTGGACAAGGCCGTCGTTTCGCTGCACGAGGCGTTCGGCCTCGGCACGGACGAGGCGGCCACGGTGTACGGCGGGACGGGGCGCTAA
- the leuA gene encoding 2-isopropylmalate synthase yields MTTYSSPSHPDAFTSTRAITTPAGPPNPGQPAWNPQRGSAMPVNRYRSFADEVEPVTLADRTWPDRVIERAPLWCAVDLRDGNQALIDPMSPARKRRMFDLLVAMGYKEIEVGFPSASQTDFDFVREIITEGAVPDDVTLQVLTQCRDELIERTFEACAGAKSVIVHFYNSTSVLQRRVVFRADQAAVQAIAVAGARKCLAEQAKYPDTRWRYEYSPESYTGTELEYAKAVCDAVADVIEPTPDNPIIFNLPATVEMATPNVYADSIEWMSRNLKRRDSVILSLHPHNDRGTAVAAAELGYQAGADRIEGCLFGNGERTGNVCLVTLGLNLFSRGVDPQIDFSNIDEIRRTVEYCNQLNVPERHPYGGDLVYTAFSGSHQDAINKGLDQMKIDADAADSDVDDMLWQVPYLPIDPRDVGRTYEAVIRVNSQSGKGGVAYVMKTDHGLVLPRRLQIEFSKVIQQLTDGEGGEVTPKEMWDAFADEYLNPIRPLERMHQKLLAAETDDGTDRIEATVLVDGVETEITGSGNGPLAAFVDALGQVDVQVHVLDYSEHAMSAGEEAQAAAYVEAQIGDNTVWGVGIAPSITTASLRAVVSAVNRAARLG; encoded by the coding sequence GTGACTACCTATTCCAGCCCTTCTCACCCGGACGCCTTCACGTCCACCCGTGCCATCACCACACCCGCGGGGCCTCCCAACCCCGGCCAGCCCGCCTGGAACCCTCAGCGCGGCTCGGCAATGCCGGTCAACCGGTACCGTAGCTTCGCCGATGAGGTCGAACCCGTCACACTGGCCGACCGCACCTGGCCCGACCGTGTCATCGAACGCGCCCCGCTGTGGTGCGCGGTCGACCTGCGCGACGGCAACCAGGCGCTGATCGACCCGATGAGCCCGGCCCGCAAGCGGCGGATGTTCGACCTGCTGGTGGCGATGGGCTACAAGGAGATCGAGGTCGGCTTCCCGTCGGCCAGCCAGACCGACTTCGACTTCGTCCGCGAGATCATCACCGAGGGCGCGGTGCCCGACGACGTCACCCTGCAGGTGCTGACCCAGTGCCGCGACGAGCTGATCGAGCGCACCTTCGAAGCCTGCGCGGGCGCCAAGAGCGTGATCGTGCACTTCTACAACTCGACATCGGTGCTGCAGCGCCGGGTGGTGTTCCGCGCCGACCAGGCGGCGGTGCAGGCCATCGCGGTGGCCGGGGCACGCAAGTGCCTGGCAGAGCAGGCCAAGTACCCGGACACCCGGTGGCGCTACGAGTACTCGCCGGAGTCCTACACCGGCACCGAACTGGAGTACGCCAAGGCGGTCTGCGACGCGGTGGCCGACGTGATCGAGCCGACGCCGGACAACCCGATCATCTTCAACCTGCCGGCCACCGTCGAGATGGCGACCCCGAACGTCTACGCCGACTCGATCGAGTGGATGAGCCGCAACCTGAAGCGACGCGACTCGGTGATCCTGAGCCTGCACCCGCACAACGACCGCGGCACCGCCGTGGCCGCCGCGGAGCTGGGCTATCAGGCCGGAGCCGACCGGATCGAGGGCTGCCTGTTCGGCAACGGTGAACGCACCGGCAACGTCTGCCTGGTAACGCTGGGGCTGAACCTGTTCTCGCGTGGGGTGGACCCGCAGATCGACTTCTCCAACATCGACGAGATCCGCCGCACCGTCGAGTACTGCAACCAGCTGAACGTGCCCGAGCGTCACCCCTACGGCGGCGACCTGGTCTACACCGCGTTCTCCGGCAGCCACCAGGACGCCATCAACAAGGGCCTGGACCAGATGAAGATCGATGCGGACGCGGCCGACTCCGACGTCGACGACATGCTCTGGCAGGTGCCCTACCTGCCGATCGATCCCCGCGACGTGGGCCGCACCTACGAAGCGGTGATCCGGGTCAACTCGCAGTCCGGCAAGGGCGGCGTGGCCTATGTGATGAAGACCGACCACGGCCTGGTGCTGCCGCGACGGCTGCAGATCGAGTTCTCCAAGGTGATCCAGCAGCTGACCGACGGCGAGGGTGGCGAGGTCACCCCCAAGGAGATGTGGGACGCCTTCGCCGACGAGTACCTGAACCCGATCCGTCCGCTGGAGCGTATGCACCAGAAGCTGCTCGCCGCCGAGACCGACGACGGCACCGACCGCATCGAGGCCACCGTCTTGGTCGACGGCGTGGAGACCGAGATCACCGGGTCCGGCAACGGCCCGCTGGCCGCGTTCGTCGATGCCCTGGGACAGGTCGATGTCCAGGTTCACGTGCTGGACTACTCCGAGCACGCGATGAGCGCCGGCGAGGAGGCCCAGGCCGCGGCGTACGTGGAGGCTCAGATCGGCGACAACACCGTCTGGGGCGTCGGGATCGCACCATCGATCACCACCGCGTCGCTGCGGGCGGTGGTCTCCGCGGTGAACAGGGCGGCCCGGCTCGGCTGA